The genomic region TGTTTAACTCTAAATTACATAGTGAACCTGAAAAATCACAACAGAACTggctatttcttgaataccAAAAATACTATTTACTATCAAAGTGCTTTGCAAACTAACATTCAATCAGATAAGCCTGGCAAGTATCGAGGAAAATGATCAGATTTCCTTAATAAGGTTCTCTGAATGTTTAGGTATGAtccatttttggaaatggacaTTTAAGAACTCTTAATCGATGATTTTGAAAGCTCACAATTCCTGGGTCCCATGACAGAGACTCCATCTTGTGACTGCAGTCTTAACGGTTGGTTATATGGTGTAGTTTTATGACTCAATGTTCAGTTGTtctcagcaaccagtaaccgggaaaaacaGCTTCTTCCTCACGATTGCAAAATGGGCCCCTAAGCTCTGTAATTGATTTTCAGTAGAATAGTTAAAACTTTTCCACGGCAACAAGCTGTTAGAAGTCAGCCATTCATATAGTGGTTTAATAATTATTGCGTCCCCGgtcatcaagggagagagtaataaAATTATTAATTTCAAACTTCCTGTGCACAAATAAGTGGTGGAGTTGCCACCACTGATGATCTCAGCCTGGTAAAGGCATACCAACGGAATCTGTGGGCAATTCCATGTTGTAGATTAACACAATCATTcagtgcaggtgtgtgttttttttcttgttgaagaaaaatgtaaaattcaaCAGTTTCAAAGATTTTACTGGGTACAGTTCATGTAAGGAAATAGTTCAATTGAAATGGATTTATTAGGCCTTAACctatggatttgaaatgactgGGAATACGGATATGTCCTTAATTAAAGATTTCTAGAATCTTATTTTTGCTCATTTTACAtgttgtattcatatttttcttgtctagttttttgtaaaataaaataaaaaatattatacattcAAAGATGTTAGCACACacgtttgaatatttttttttcatacgattaaatattttttgttaaccttgcttttgtttttatttaaaaacaatatttcatttaaatttttatttgtatttatcggcaatgttcaaaacctccattgcgaagctgcggcggggagctgtggtctaaaggtcttaggcgattaaggggcggtaaccctcgaacaccctggtggacaccggtggtcagggaagccttctgactgaagaaggaggccttccgggatatgttatcctgGAGGACtcctgctgtgaaagaggcaaaacagcgggtgtgggaggactttggggaagccatggagaaggactttcggtcggcaccaaggtgtttctggaaaaccgtccgccacctcaggaggggaaaacagggaactatccaagctgtgtacagtaaggatgggacactgttgacctcaactgaggaggtaattgggcgatggaaggaacactttgaggaactcctaaatcccactaacacaccctctatagtggaggcagagctgtttgtaacttttatggacaggatatcgaggcataGTTGGGGTGGGGAGGAGTTGCAGTTCGGTGTCCTGgagatctcatcgctgctttttgcggatgatgtggtcctgatggcatcaacggtctgtgaccttcagcactcacttgACCGGTTCGCatccgagtgcgaagcggttgggatgaggattagcacctctaaatctgaggccatggttctcaaccgatggagtgccttctccaggtagggaatgaggcgttaccccaagtaaaggagttcaagtatctcgggtcTTGTTCgcaagtgaggggacaatggagcgagGGATCCGCTTATCTGTATCGGGTGGTCTGGGCAGccgctccagcaggggaccccaaacttccctttcctgaggcacttttgccagctctgactgggggatcccgaggcgttcccaggccagtgtcgaaatataatctctccacctactccgagttcctcacagatggctgagcttctcaccctatccctaagggagaagccagccgccattctgagaaaacccattcaCCCGACCCAATttgcattaaataaaatgaaattgagATCCGTTGCCAAAAAATGTACCTGACAACAAACAGATCTGTTCCTGAAAAGTACAGTGGATTTTTTGAAAACAGATCCTTGCCAATTCGGGTCCAGAAGTCCCTTTCAGTACCGAAagaataaacataaaaattGTGCTGCCACAGGCAACGCCATCATTATCCTATGACAAGAAATAGCCTAGTGCAGCAAAGTAGTCTAGTTACTTTGTTAAATGTTCTTAAAAATAACTTACATTATAAAAGTTTTCAATGTGTAGTAAATGTAGTCAGTTGCAAAACAATGTGTCCAATTTAGCCTTGGACCAGACTGCATGCATAGGCTACTTCTAAACATTCACCCACTATATCctaaaaatatttcttaaataaTCATAAGAGGCAAAGAGAAGTGTGTGGCTATAGACAGATCTGCTGGCGGCCTGTTGTGGGTGAGCTGATGAAACCACACGCACGTGGCTGCCACATCCACACTTTCCTCAGCTATGCCTGCTCAACATAGCTATACCACACACTCTTATGGTTCGTTTGAAGGTTTGCACGCTAAATATAGCCTAGATAGCTACTGTATGATTGTTTAATATTTATACAGTTATTAGAAAAGTGTATGGCAATAACAGAATAATTCCTAAAGCCAGGTAACCTATTTTTTATTAACTCTAGTTGGAAGAGGTtatatttccttcattttaATTAAGATAAATATTGAACTTCTAGATTAGACTGTTGACCTGGCTTAATTAGCCCccagaaaatacaaataattatgcTTAAAATGTAAGATACTGtaataatataatgtaaaagaatgacagTAAAATACAGTTTGGAATTTGCACTGCAGGTTTTACAAGAACAGTGTAAACACTTTCCTTTAGAATATACCATGATAAGTACAAATCAAAAGTGTACTTCACATTTAATGAGAACTGTGTAAACAGTTGCCCTGTGGAAACTCAAATAGCCCTATCCATGTTGTGTAGGTTAAGAATAATGAGAAAGAGGAATTAAATCATTGGAAAAAATGCACTGCGAGTTTAACATAAACAGTAAAGTTGTTTGCCCAATAAATAACGTTAGACCTgtgctattattttgaacaaaaaatGATTTTCCTTAAACCGGTCAGACTGAGTGGACTACGGATGAGGTGTAGGCTAGCCATGCTTGTAAGAGTGGTTCATTTTCAGTTGGTGTGCATCTAATGAGAGGAATATAAAATCCCTGTTAGtcaataatacaaaacattttacattgactatgtatcaaaatgtatttcaccttttactctgaaatgtatttagaaatgtataaagacatttaactttattctaaatacatttcgggtatcaaaatgtatttccccttttatcctaaaatgtatttgaaaatgtatgaatacagttttgtccaaatgtatttcaccataacaatatgtattttgtatagaaaatacattacaaaatgtattttgaagccaatattaaaaagcatttttcagatcctgtgaaattaaaaagatgaaatgtaattaccaatgtattgattatatcacttttaggtgttgaaacactttttatatttatacattaccaaaatacctGTCATCTTATGGTCCCAAATATATTCAAACTTACTATAGCAAACTTGGTAAGGCCACACTTGCACCTCCAAAAGATGCAATGCTGTTTGGAGTTGTGGTTAGGGTGCTGGACTGGGGAGAATATTGTTGCAGTTTCGAAACATTAGGACGAATGCTACTGTATATGCAGCAGCTGGGGATTCTATAGCTAAAGAGCCCTCAGGCTTTTCCCATTCATTCTATATGGTAGTGCTAAACCACTGCAGATGCAATATATGCATGGACTGTTGCACATTTTACGCAAGAGTTGGGGAAGAGAAGAGCGAACTTCCGTGCTTCAACTGAAATACAGCAAACCTTAACAAACACCCGCGAACAACTCACCTGAGCCTGATGGACTTTTTCAGATACGtgaatttcttttatttcttgacgtttgtggatacactgaatgtataagctgtcaaactgttgtgagcattgaagcaaaatgttgaatgtctgtagcataagctgaaactgaaagttgcaagtagaaaacaggaaatcttatttaggctgtgtCTAGGGAACAAGAGCAGACTGAGCTTGTGTGTCAGAttacaggaaacagaggggagCATATTAACAACGCACATATTCTGGGcagggctgaattaagaatagacaagacagaaaccacaatgGGCAAGATGAcgtttgtgctgcatttacacatataaggtatagaacataaactggaccaatggcacacatgcttggctaccTCAACCCCCCACTTTTAGGAGTGTTTGatgtataaataatgctgatgtgactgttgaTCTTCAGACATTTtgcggcgacactctgtctccaaaagcttttgtaataaacggaatatacagtacggtaattgacctgactcctggtgtgttattctcctttccaacaaaccaacttggggaagtgttagacttcaacacattACATGTAAGTTTTGTTAGAACCTTATGTACAGTCATTTGCTGCCATTTGCTTTGTTGTTTAGTCGTTTGTgggattttatttattaaaagccAAAACAGACCGCATtccgcctgcgcctggttccttactcccgcAACACCGCAATCTACTGACATACAGAATAGCTTGAAAGCTATATTTCATAAAGTTAATTATATTTCATCAGAATCTGAAAGAGCTATATTTTCGAGTATGTctcacaacaaactaggaatttgtccAGGTCCATTGGTGCCgtaattttgtacaaaagaagtaaaaacaaataagaatagtggactgagcattaataaattacggAAAAATATACTAcaaaatatgtaaggtgcaagaattgtccagttgatGTGTATGTGGGAAGGATTAACggtttgtccagttgaggttgtgtgtatatttggGGATTgattatagatttgtctagttgagggttgtgtgtctaTATTATAAATTGTACTGAATTATTAGTACTTTAGCCTGAAATGTATCTTTCAAATAATGAAATGATAAATAGTGTTTACTATTTGCTTCATCATTTAGGTCAACACATGTCACGCAGGCCTTCAGTGTTTTTCCCTGGGACGGTCCTAGTTAGCTTTTGGAGAGGCATGTTAGGTTACCTTGTACAAAGTCCCCCGGATGCTGCCAAGAGGATCAAAGACCACCCATCTATGCAGGACAAGTCTACTCCTGTGAAGGAAGAAGTTGTCAGGAAGAATGCCATCAGCGTTGTCTTACAAAGAGGGGTGAATGTGTCAGATAAAGTTGAGGTGTTGTGTGAGTACATACTGCAGTTTTGGAAGTACGGAGGCAAGTCCTTCAGGTGGCTGCAGGGAAAGGATGTTGGATACACTATGTACGTCATCAAAAATGTGGAACAGAGGCAGGCCAATTCAGCAGAGGGGAGCAGCAAAGACAGATTGCAGTCCTTTTTGGAATACGCCATGAGCTTCAGAGATATTGAGGACCTTTTAAAGTTTCAGTCTCAGAAAACAACTACTCCTAGATTGTGACAATCTGGTTGGCTTTGGTATTTGGGGCAAAAGTACATGGGGAGAAATATGGGAGAGCACAGCTGGTGGGTATGCTATCTTCATTATGTCAAGGAAATGTAGTACAGTTTTAAAAATGCACAAATGGCAGCAAATGAAAAAAGAGTAATTGTGATCAACCGTTACATCACCAGCCTCTACTGCAACTCCTTACCCCCAAGGTATGTCAAAAGTAAACTGAATGATTGCTTGTGGCATCATTTTTGGTTTTCATTATGTTTTCTTGCATAGGAATGGATTATGAAAATGCCTTGGAGACAGCTATGCTGAGTATTTCACCTTCCAAAATCCAGACCATGCTCTGAGTTAAACATGCtttctatgtatttttaaaCACATAACCATTTTACTGAGTTTCCATTTGAGTTAGGAATGTAAGGATTATTCAACAAATAGTTGTGCTACATTTGTGAGGAACTATTGTCACTTATTTTCTAGCTATTTTGACTACTACATTAACTATTGTGTATCGTTGCTACTTTAGGCAAATTACTTCAAATCTACTCATTGTAAATGGTAATGTAACTGCTTGCAACCAAgatcatgtgtgtgtatgtcaaaCTTTATTTCAGATTCACCACTATTCACTGAATTATTCTGCCAAACAatataacttggttattatttTGGCCTTGTTCTGGCTTTGTTCTGGCTATGTTCTGACCATGTTcctaattgttattttgcttgtGTTCTACTAACAAAATCAAAAGGACATGTTCATGACAACATGTCCATCAAAACCTCCGTCTCCATGAGGGTAAGTGTTCATTTGAGTTCCCTTTTTGCATGTCCTCTGAATTTCCGTGCATGCGCATGTATGATATATTTAGTCTATAAGGTCATTCAGTTGTGTATTTGTGAAATAAGTGTACTATAAGTAAGTAATCACTGTAGTCTACATGTTGATTTTTTACCTTTTGGAAATAATTCACTGGAACAGCTCTCAACAGCAGAAGGTCTGGATGAAGATGGAGCTGGAAGCCATGGGACTGTGGCCGGGAAGTCCACCTGTGAGGCACCTTACTAACTCTGTCTCTTTGTGGCGTCTACCACCTCAGCCTGAGCTCATTGAGACTGCCTGTGGGCTTCCATCCCCCAAATATTTCCAGCTACATCCATTCTTCATCTGGAAACCAGAGAATGACAGCATCATGGGAAGGCTGAGAAACAATTATGTTCTCCCATGTCTTCACAGTTGTTCTCGAACCACAGATAACTTCATCAGGTGTAGGAAGGCCTCGAGTGGTTGTTGGCATTGTCAATCAATATTACTTGTTTGCATCTCGGCTTTGCTGCAAAGCATGCAAAAGGAATTGGTTTGCTGACAATCCTCTGTGGCTGGCAAAGCTCCCTAAAAGGTATATCAACATGTTGCCAGCCCTCCTTACCTACAAGAAAGCGATCTGTAAATCTGTGGTAGATGAATTAAGACGCACTGCAAAATCCCCAAATGACATGGCCAATCAGCTGATGGAGATGATGCACCTAAAGTATGAAAGAGCAAACCTGGCCTGCCTGCTAAGTGTGCAGAACATCAAGGATGCTGAGGCAGGGTTGTATGGTCAGAGCACCATCAGCAAATACTTGAGGAGGGACAGTACACCTGCTGCATTTGGGGGATATGAAGACACAGACGGCTGGTGTGGAATGTCTGTGTCGTCATATTACCTTACAGACTGTCTTCTGCAGGAGTTTCGGAGGCAGGAGCCATCAATCACGCAGCTCTTACAGGGCACATTTGGACAGGTGTTGAGATCCGACCACACCCGGAAGATTGCCAGGAAAGTCACTCTTACATCAGGCACAATGTCATCTTATGCTGTGATGAACTGGATGATCATCTCTTGGGTGATGGTGCAGTCCGAGAGTGAAAGGTCTTTGGAGCCCATGTATGAAGGTCTGGCCACACGCTACACTGCTGCTGGAATTGAAAAGGCCAATTACCATTGGGTGGACAGgtatttattatataatttgtttaaaaattgTAGAAGCCTTTTCAGCTTACATATGTTATTTAATGATAttaataatttcatttaaatctcAAATAGGGAAGAAaattcattatatatttaatcatgtaacttttttttaatcctcTTCTATTTCTGGACATTGTTATGTTTCTTTGTACATAGGGACTGCTGTGCAGCCTTCAGGGTCCAGAATTCTCATCCAGCTGAGCACCTTTTGAGGGAAGCCTGGAGGACTACAGAGGCTACTGTTGCAGAGGTGACATCCGGGGACTTGACCAACATCTGTGCTTCGAGGTCAAAGTTTAATGAGTTCATCTCTGTAAAGCTGGACTTGTTCCACTGTATGAGACGATTCTGCCGGGAGTGTGTCTCAGAGCATCATTCCTTATACAGCTCTTTCTGTCAGTTCCTCTCGGCTGCCTTCACAATTGTGGATCAGCAGGATCTGAAGAGACTGAAGGAGGCCTATGTCTTCTGTGGGATCGTGCCAGCAAATCCAACAAAGCAGCATATCCGGGAGCACTGCAGGACAAAGATCCCTCAGCCACAAGAGCTTGTGAAGAGAGTGGAAGAAGTTCTCCTTCACTTCCACCTGTTAAAAGATGTAAATGACATCCCTCTCTTCAAACCGTCCATGCTGAAAGCCTGGAGGATCCAGCGAGTCCACATGCTGAGGGGCTGTCTCAGTGACCCAGAACGGGAGGATGGGATTCTGTACAGATACGGTGGCACGCTGCAACTCAACCATGTCCAGGGTGAAGGGGCATCTGTGCCCGTGTGGATTCCAATCAGAGGCACTTCACAGCAAGAGGGCTACCACTTCCACCAGGCTCAGTGGGTGACTGGGAACAAAGTCTCCCCAGAGTTATTTCAGGCCCAGGGTATGACTGGTGTGGCACGCTGGAATTTCCAGAGATTGGTGGATCTCAAACAGCCGGGTGTGGTTTTGCCTGCAGTGTTTGACCCACTACTGATCACAGACTTGAACATGGCCTCTGTGAATGTGACGGGGAGCGCCAAATATCCAGCACTACAAGTCTCCAACAGGGACACGGGAGAGAGGTTTGGACTCGAGTACGTTGAGCAAGGGTGCCGTGCTGTTCCTCTCGACTGGGAAAAGCACAGATCTCAGAAGAGGACAGACATGTCCGTATTCCTGACCCCTCTCCCTGTTGAGAAATGTCAACCCTCAGCAACACAGCTGCCGCCGACTGTCAGATTTCCTGATTCTGCAGCTCCTGCTACTGAGGCTTTAAAGAGAGAAAGCACTGAGGAGCCCCAGATGGACATAGGTAATTCAGAATAATACCACAAACATAGGCATATCTCTCTCACACTAACTCAGTCACACGCACCTAAATATGCTTGCAGACACATGCATTCTGCATAATTACTTTCACTGAAGAACTGTTCCTCTCTTTCAGATCTGCCCTGCACACCTCCACTGCCTATGACCGCCTCACCAAGAAGTGCACGCACGGGGCCTATCAAGACTGGTGGCCGGGTCTTTGTGTTGGACCACAATCGGTGGCCTGGCCCAATGAGGGTGGCTATTGATGGTCTGCTTGCCAGGCATCATGGACAGAAGGACATGCTGAAACTGGTGGACTTTGACTATGCTTCCATGGTGCAAAGTTCATGTGCAGACCCCAACAGCCTGCTTCACCCAACCACCAAACACCACATTGGAAGGTATATTAAACACCTGGCCAAATTAAAAAACACCAGTTCCTCCCTTAACACCAGTCCTGAAAAGCTCTTGGAGACCCAACAACTGTGGCAGCACTTAACCATGGGAAGTGACACAACCTGTGTCCCTGTAACAGCACTCCCACCTGCAGTTGTGAACCCACCCGCACTGCCCACACAAAATGCTCCTCTTACTGAAGCTGCCATAGAGAAAATTGTTTTGGGACTGATGGAAAAGCAGCAACAGTCagagcaacaacagcagcaaaagaaaaaaatgacaaaaacctgCCTTTCATGTGGCCAACCCAAGTCCCGTTACATGAATGATGGCTCctcaattcattatttttatcaGAGTGGGCATGTTAGGTACTTCTACTGCTCCacaaaagtatttaaaacatatggAGCAGAGGGCCTCACAAACCCCAAAATGTCTTTTGAGGATTTCATGTCAACACCCTTCTTTCAACAAGAACTTGAATCCATAAAACAGAAAGTGGAACAACAGAAGGACAAACAAAAGAGGAAGTCAGCAGATGTGGTACCCTCTGGCCGTTTGTGCAGGTTCTGCCATTTGGAACTAAAACAGGGCCCTAATAGTCCTCACATTCACACAGGGTTCCCCGGAGTGGCagggaaatatatttattgtccTGCCAAGGTGTTCTCCCTCTACCAGGCCAAGGGTATGGAGAAAGAAATGACCTGGAAGGAGTTCCAGGCATCTGCTTTTTATCaggatgaaaagaaaagatggatggatgaaaagaGGAAATgttgatttacacacacacacgcatccacacacacacacacacacacacacacaaacaaacaaaatggccataatcttttaataaaacaattttgaAGTTCAATACAATTCTCTTGCCTTTAATTTATGTTTACATAttgaacatactgtacatgaagtCAGACAGGGTTGCTTATAATTACATTGTGGCACAAGGTACATGAAAAATCAACTGACAGAAAAGTTTGGTTTGTGTAACCCCAAATCTAAGTTAAGATTGGCAAGGAGGTCAAAGGCTGGTCTGTGCATTCAAGTCGACTGCAGGGCTGAAGAAGGTTTTTACCAGGTCATCGGATGAAGTACTTTTGTTTCCTCAACAGGTAGGGCTGATAAGTGAGAATAATCCACTGCAATATTTAACTGAAGAGGAAAATCTTATGGTAGAATATGTGCAGTACATGAATGTGTTAATTATTTTGAAAGGTGTTATCTTTAAATTAATTTCACATCAGCATAAATGAATGAAGTAATTTGGTCTTTAAAATAACACTTTCACAAATGCAGAAAATCCCATTACAAAATACTATTATTttaatacactggatataaaCTAGTACACCTGAAATAAGATGGGGAATGTATaatattttgaatacatttggagtaTATTATCAATGTTCTGAAATATTATTCATCAATCATATATTATCAGTATACAAAAATATCAAGTAAAAGTGGGTCTATATTAAAACACTGAATTATACTTATACTAAATAGTATAGTAAATATAACTATTTAGTGTACAAAGGTACAATATAAACGTTCCAAGTAATACACTTCAAGTACACTGTGTTTTGGGCTTGGGAAAATACAGTGCATGATCAAATAAAACCAATAGTGACAAAATCTAATTATAATCTATCATTCAATTCCCCAATACATGGGGAAAAAATATCAGAATACAGTTTCCTTGTTTAGAATTGAACCCTCAATAAAAGCGTTTCAAGAAAATGGCagcctgaaaaaaataaaaagagccCTAAAGCGTTTCCCATTCATTCTCTATGGTAGTCCTAAACCACTACGGATGTAATATATTTTCGGCCACACACTGATTCAGTGGCGCTGTTTCGACAAAACGGCTGTTACAGCTATACGCGACTGGCCCCCGCGTGGCAGGCGAGAATTCTACCACTGAACCACCAATGCCTCATTCCCATAGAAAACGAGCGCCTCGACAAAACGCAGAGGAATCCCGAATGTGCCACATTCCTGTACATCATGCTGGATTGTGAATGTCTACGGTTTTGAAGAAATTGATAAAAAGTTCAAGTGTGTTTGAAAATGTCCTTCTGTGGTCAGGGTGCATTGGTGGTATAGTGGTGAGCATAGCTGCCTTCCAAGCAGTtgacccgggttcgattcccggccaATGCAAAGTCACTTGCTTTATTCTGAATTTGTCTCTTTGTAACATGTTACCTCTTTACAACCATTTCCAATCAAGTGCATGTGACTTGAGATGTACCAGCCCAAACCAATGACCATTTCCACATGAAGTGGAATCTCTAGCATCATTCTAGTGAGAAAAGTACAAACATAGTACACTCGTTTCCAGACTTATCTGCTGTGGGAGTTAGAATTTCTTCCAGAGG from Esox lucius isolate fEsoLuc1 chromosome 5, fEsoLuc1.pri, whole genome shotgun sequence harbors:
- the LOC114838525 gene encoding uncharacterized protein LOC114838525: MSSYAVMNWMIISWVMVQSESERSLEPMYEGLATRYTAAGIEKANYHWVDRDCCAAFRVQNSHPAEHLLREAWRTTEATVAEVTSGDLTNICASRSKFNEFISVKLDLFHCMRRFCRECVSEHHSLYSSFCQFLSAAFTIVDQQDLKRLKEAYVFCGIVPANPTKQHIREHCRTKIPQPQELVKRVEEVLLHFHLLKDVNDIPLFKPSMLKAWRIQRVHMLRGCLSDPEREDGILYRYGGTLQLNHVQGEGASVPVWIPIRGTSQQEGYHFHQAQWVTGNKVSPELFQAQGMTGVARWNFQRLVDLKQPGVVLPAVFDPLLITDLNMASVNVTGSAKYPALQVSNRDTGERFGLEYVEQGCRAVPLDWEKHRSQKRTDMSVFLTPLPVEKCQPSATQLPPTVRFPDSAAPATEALKRESTEEPQMDIDLPCTPPLPMTASPRSARTGPIKTGGRVFVLDHNRWPGPMRVAIDGLLARHHGQKDMLKLVDFDYASMVQSSCADPNSLLHPTTKHHIGRYIKHLAKLKNTSSSLNTSPEKLLETQQLWQHLTMGSDTTCVPVTALPPAVVNPPALPTQNAPLTEAAIEKIVLGLMEKQQQSEQQQQQKKKMTKTCLSCGQPKSRYMNDGSSIHYFYQSGHVRYFYCSTKVFKTYGAEGLTNPKMSFEDFMSTPFFQQELESIKQKVEQQKDKQKRKSADVVPSGRLCRFCHLELKQGPNSPHIHTGFPGVAGKYIYCPAKVFSLYQAKGMEKEMTWKEFQASAFYQDEKKRWMDEKRKC